From the genome of Vigna angularis cultivar LongXiaoDou No.4 chromosome 11, ASM1680809v1, whole genome shotgun sequence, one region includes:
- the LOC108333038 gene encoding protein EMSY-LIKE 3 isoform X1, which translates to MDYEPYDSSGTDDDLPPTHQNRIPRGPHPARNGRSAGASYPMTYGEIDMETQIHKLEKEAYSSVLRAFKAQDDAITWEKESLITELRKELGLSNEEHRELLGHVNADDVIQNIRDWRQAGGHQPGMLNIGQTIHDSIPSPTVSVSRKKQKIMASTPLESFGGPSPFHPQPPVQPSLVAKPGSVSGSKGKKHKPGQVLLGVSSIKKYPSSGLSGRNQVPNRAPSGIETGELANEASLVSLVGRKVQTRWPDDNNFYEAVISDYNRADGRYALVYDMGTANETWEWVNLSEISPEDIQWVGEDPGINHGGGLRGSGNGMSRSVGRGSVPGAVRGRGTTKGQSKMDFFPSQNGIGKKTLDDIHILHTDTLVKKVERVFNANHPDALEIEQVMKVLKDHEQALIDAIARLADLSDGESDEDGHHFAHAQPMER; encoded by the exons ATGGACTACGAACCCTACGACAGTAGCG GAACTGATGATGATCTTCCACCAACTCATCAAAACAGAATCCCCAGAGGGCCACATCCTGCAAGGAATGGAAGATCTGCAGGAGCTTCATACCCAATGACATATGGTGAAATTGATATGGAAACTCAAATTCACAAGCTTGAGAAGGAAGCATACAGTTCAGTTCTACGAGCCTTTAAAGCTCAAGATGATGCCATTACTTGG GAGAAGGAAAGTTTGATTACAGAACTTAGAAAAGAACTAGGATTATCAAATGAGGAACACAGAGAACTTCTAGGCCATGTTAATGCAGATGATGTAATACAAAATATAAG GGACTGGAGACAAGCAGGAGGCCATCAGCCTGGTATGCTGAATATTGGGCAAACTATTCATGATTCAATTCCAAGTCCCACTGTCTCTGTATCTCGTAAAAAGCAGAAGATAATGGCGTCCACTCCTTTAGAATCTTTTGGTGGACCTTCTCCATTTCACCCCCAACCACCCGTTCAGCCATCTTTGGTTGCAAAACCAGGATCTGTTTCTGGATCCAAGGGCAAGAAGCACAAACCT GGCCAAGTATTACTGGGTGTATCTTCAATAAAGAAATATCCTTCATCAGGACTCAGTGGAAGGAATCAAGTACCTAATAGAGCTCCTTCTGGTATTGAAACGGGTGAGCTTGCTAATGAAGCATCACTGGTTTCACTAGTTGGTAGGAAAGTGCAAACACGATGGCCTGATGACAACAACTTTTATGAAGCTGTTATATCTGACTACAATCGAGCTGAT GGTCGATATGCTCTGGTATATGACATGGGGACTGCAAATGAAACGTGGGAATGGGTTAATCTGTCAGAG ATCTCTCCTGAAGATATTCAGTGGGTCGGTGAGGATCCAGGAATCAATCATGGTGGGGGTCTTCGTGGATCTGGTAATGGGATGAGTAGGTCTGTAGGACGTGGCAGTGTTCCAGGAGCTGTAAGAGGTAGGGGAACCACAAAGGGACAATCCAAAATGGATTTCTTTCCATCACAGAATGGAATTGGAAAGAAGACTCTAGATGATATACACATACTTCACACAGACACGCTAGTGAAGAAG GTAGAGAGGGTATTCAATGCTAATCATCCTGATGCACTTGAAATTGAACAAGTCATGAAGGTATTAAAG GATCACGAGCAAGCTCTTATTGATGCAATTGCAAGACTTGCAGATCTTTCTGATGGCGAAAGTG ATGAGGATGGCCACCATTTCGCACATGCTCAACCAATGGAAAGATGA
- the LOC108333038 gene encoding protein EMSY-LIKE 3 isoform X2 — translation MGTDDDLPPTHQNRIPRGPHPARNGRSAGASYPMTYGEIDMETQIHKLEKEAYSSVLRAFKAQDDAITWEKESLITELRKELGLSNEEHRELLGHVNADDVIQNIRDWRQAGGHQPGMLNIGQTIHDSIPSPTVSVSRKKQKIMASTPLESFGGPSPFHPQPPVQPSLVAKPGSVSGSKGKKHKPGQVLLGVSSIKKYPSSGLSGRNQVPNRAPSGIETGELANEASLVSLVGRKVQTRWPDDNNFYEAVISDYNRADGRYALVYDMGTANETWEWVNLSEISPEDIQWVGEDPGINHGGGLRGSGNGMSRSVGRGSVPGAVRGRGTTKGQSKMDFFPSQNGIGKKTLDDIHILHTDTLVKKVERVFNANHPDALEIEQVMKVLKDHEQALIDAIARLADLSDGESDEDGHHFAHAQPMER, via the exons ATGG GAACTGATGATGATCTTCCACCAACTCATCAAAACAGAATCCCCAGAGGGCCACATCCTGCAAGGAATGGAAGATCTGCAGGAGCTTCATACCCAATGACATATGGTGAAATTGATATGGAAACTCAAATTCACAAGCTTGAGAAGGAAGCATACAGTTCAGTTCTACGAGCCTTTAAAGCTCAAGATGATGCCATTACTTGG GAGAAGGAAAGTTTGATTACAGAACTTAGAAAAGAACTAGGATTATCAAATGAGGAACACAGAGAACTTCTAGGCCATGTTAATGCAGATGATGTAATACAAAATATAAG GGACTGGAGACAAGCAGGAGGCCATCAGCCTGGTATGCTGAATATTGGGCAAACTATTCATGATTCAATTCCAAGTCCCACTGTCTCTGTATCTCGTAAAAAGCAGAAGATAATGGCGTCCACTCCTTTAGAATCTTTTGGTGGACCTTCTCCATTTCACCCCCAACCACCCGTTCAGCCATCTTTGGTTGCAAAACCAGGATCTGTTTCTGGATCCAAGGGCAAGAAGCACAAACCT GGCCAAGTATTACTGGGTGTATCTTCAATAAAGAAATATCCTTCATCAGGACTCAGTGGAAGGAATCAAGTACCTAATAGAGCTCCTTCTGGTATTGAAACGGGTGAGCTTGCTAATGAAGCATCACTGGTTTCACTAGTTGGTAGGAAAGTGCAAACACGATGGCCTGATGACAACAACTTTTATGAAGCTGTTATATCTGACTACAATCGAGCTGAT GGTCGATATGCTCTGGTATATGACATGGGGACTGCAAATGAAACGTGGGAATGGGTTAATCTGTCAGAG ATCTCTCCTGAAGATATTCAGTGGGTCGGTGAGGATCCAGGAATCAATCATGGTGGGGGTCTTCGTGGATCTGGTAATGGGATGAGTAGGTCTGTAGGACGTGGCAGTGTTCCAGGAGCTGTAAGAGGTAGGGGAACCACAAAGGGACAATCCAAAATGGATTTCTTTCCATCACAGAATGGAATTGGAAAGAAGACTCTAGATGATATACACATACTTCACACAGACACGCTAGTGAAGAAG GTAGAGAGGGTATTCAATGCTAATCATCCTGATGCACTTGAAATTGAACAAGTCATGAAGGTATTAAAG GATCACGAGCAAGCTCTTATTGATGCAATTGCAAGACTTGCAGATCTTTCTGATGGCGAAAGTG ATGAGGATGGCCACCATTTCGCACATGCTCAACCAATGGAAAGATGA
- the LOC108333038 gene encoding protein EMSY-LIKE 4 isoform X3, whose translation MVKLIWKLKFTSLRRKHTVQFYEPLKLKMMPLLGDWRQAGGHQPGMLNIGQTIHDSIPSPTVSVSRKKQKIMASTPLESFGGPSPFHPQPPVQPSLVAKPGSVSGSKGKKHKPGQVLLGVSSIKKYPSSGLSGRNQVPNRAPSGIETGELANEASLVSLVGRKVQTRWPDDNNFYEAVISDYNRADGRYALVYDMGTANETWEWVNLSEISPEDIQWVGEDPGINHGGGLRGSGNGMSRSVGRGSVPGAVRGRGTTKGQSKMDFFPSQNGIGKKTLDDIHILHTDTLVKKVERVFNANHPDALEIEQVMKVLKDHEQALIDAIARLADLSDGESDEDGHHFAHAQPMER comes from the exons ATGGTGAAATTGATATGGAAACTCAAATTCACAAGCTTGAGAAGGAAGCATACAGTTCAGTTCTACGAGCCTTTAAAGCTCAAGATGATGCCATTACTTGG GGACTGGAGACAAGCAGGAGGCCATCAGCCTGGTATGCTGAATATTGGGCAAACTATTCATGATTCAATTCCAAGTCCCACTGTCTCTGTATCTCGTAAAAAGCAGAAGATAATGGCGTCCACTCCTTTAGAATCTTTTGGTGGACCTTCTCCATTTCACCCCCAACCACCCGTTCAGCCATCTTTGGTTGCAAAACCAGGATCTGTTTCTGGATCCAAGGGCAAGAAGCACAAACCT GGCCAAGTATTACTGGGTGTATCTTCAATAAAGAAATATCCTTCATCAGGACTCAGTGGAAGGAATCAAGTACCTAATAGAGCTCCTTCTGGTATTGAAACGGGTGAGCTTGCTAATGAAGCATCACTGGTTTCACTAGTTGGTAGGAAAGTGCAAACACGATGGCCTGATGACAACAACTTTTATGAAGCTGTTATATCTGACTACAATCGAGCTGAT GGTCGATATGCTCTGGTATATGACATGGGGACTGCAAATGAAACGTGGGAATGGGTTAATCTGTCAGAG ATCTCTCCTGAAGATATTCAGTGGGTCGGTGAGGATCCAGGAATCAATCATGGTGGGGGTCTTCGTGGATCTGGTAATGGGATGAGTAGGTCTGTAGGACGTGGCAGTGTTCCAGGAGCTGTAAGAGGTAGGGGAACCACAAAGGGACAATCCAAAATGGATTTCTTTCCATCACAGAATGGAATTGGAAAGAAGACTCTAGATGATATACACATACTTCACACAGACACGCTAGTGAAGAAG GTAGAGAGGGTATTCAATGCTAATCATCCTGATGCACTTGAAATTGAACAAGTCATGAAGGTATTAAAG GATCACGAGCAAGCTCTTATTGATGCAATTGCAAGACTTGCAGATCTTTCTGATGGCGAAAGTG ATGAGGATGGCCACCATTTCGCACATGCTCAACCAATGGAAAGATGA